One Vicia villosa cultivar HV-30 ecotype Madison, WI unplaced genomic scaffold, Vvil1.0 ctg.000041F_1_1_5, whole genome shotgun sequence DNA window includes the following coding sequences:
- the LOC131622750 gene encoding protein FLX-like 1 yields the protein MSNRNRGHPHPPPPPHAAISPPIRDPIFSMRGGGGHPPHPSLLEDFRESQLGLGHRPLHLHPAAVIEERLAVQHGEIQGLLGDNQRFAATHVALKQELEAAQHELQRMAHFKDSLRADTEVRMREMYERAGQLEAELRGAEAARAELQQIHGDVKELTAVRQDLSGQVQAMSQDLAKMTADLKRMPALRADVDAMKQELQCARAAIEYEKKGFTENYEHGQVMEKKLIAMAREMEKLRAEIANAEKRARASAVAATAAGNPGPGYNANYGNAETGYAANPGNPYPSYYGMNQVQPGVENFQQYAPGPGPAAWGAYDMQRAQGHR from the exons ATGTCAAATAGAAACCGCGGCCACCCTCATCCTCCTCCGCCACCTCACGCCGCCATATCTCCACCCATCCGCGATCCAATCTTTTCCATGCGAGGAGGAGGAGGTCATCCTCCACATCCATCCCTTCTAGAAGACTTCCGTGAATCCCAACTAGGGTTAGGCCACCGTCCTCTCCACCTCCACCCTGCCGCCGTCATCGAGGAGCGTCTCGCCGTGCAACACGGCGAGATTCAGGGTCTATTGGGCGACAATCAACGATTCGCTGCGACTCACGTGGCCTTGAAACAGGAGCTGGAGGCTGCTCAGCATGAGCTGCAGAGGATGGCGCACTTTAAGGATTCTCTTAGGGCTGATACTGAGGTGAGGATGAGGGAAATGTATGAGAGGGCAGGTCAGTTGGAAGCGGAGCTTCGTGGAGCTGAGGCGGCTAGGGCGGAGCTTCAACAGATTCATGGGGATGTTAAGGAGCTTACTGCTGTTAGACAGGATTTGTCTGGACAGGTGCAGGCTATGTCGCAGGATTTGGCCAAGATGACGGCTGATTTGAAACGGATGCCGGCTTTGAGGGCTGATGTTGATGCTATGAAACAAGAATTGCAATGTGCAAG AGCTGCTATTGAGTATGAGAAGAAAGGATTCACGGAAAACTATGAACATGGTCAAGTGATGGAGAAGAAATTAATTGCCATGGCTCGGGAGATGGAGAAGCTTCGTGCGGAGATTGCAAATGCAGAGAAAAGAGCACGTGCTTCTGCTGTTGCTGCCACTGCCGCTGGGAATCCAG GTCCAGGGTATAATGCAAATTATGGAAATGCAGAGACCGGATATGCTGCAAATCCTGGAAATCCTTACCCATCCTATTATGGCATGAACCAG GTACAGCCTGGTGTGGAGAATTTTCAACAGTATGCACCCGGACCCGGACCTGCTGCTTGGGGTGCATATGACATGCAGCGAGCTCAGGGACATCGATAG